A genomic segment from Comamonas terrigena NBRC 13299 encodes:
- the cydD gene encoding thiol reductant ABC exporter subunit CydD, which translates to MKSTDFDQTAGAPAGTPQASRLRADHGTAWSVLASLLWLPQAALLAVAVQWIAEGRAAEVGRLALGLLVLGVAKAVCEGRGMRLSFDAARTQLQALRAQVVQQLASSSPLDTQRAPSGQAASAVAEQAEAIVPWLSRYQTAMWRTTVVPLVLLLAVAWQSWVAALILLVAAPLIPLFMAIVGWRAQAASEAHMVQLGQMNAFLLDRLRGLTTLRALGAVDSTAQRLRAHAESLRQRTMRVLRIAFLSSAVLELFAALGVAMVAVYVGFHLLGYLEFGTWQGRLSLGEALFVLLLAPAFFDPLRELSAVWHDRAAGTAALQTLQHMACGAQPLPGALAEVASTAQAAPARVTLQALQLPGSAAATPLVPVDVDIQPGEHVALWGASGSGKSLLLAQIAGLLPTDQGQVLVDGVPMADASAPALRRRMAWMGQHPHVFAGSVARNISLDRPDVAGADIAPALQQAGLGTVLQARPSSSLGEGGQGLSGGEAVRLALARLAVAAPHAGVLLVDEPTAHLDPATAAQVTQALLQLAQGRTLVVATHDPLLAARMDRVVQLQTQTPIPTQAQTPEQGPAPASAQVQEGAA; encoded by the coding sequence ATGAAATCGACTGACTTCGATCAAACGGCAGGCGCACCGGCAGGCACACCCCAGGCTTCACGCCTGCGTGCCGACCACGGCACTGCGTGGTCGGTGCTGGCGTCGCTGCTGTGGCTGCCTCAGGCGGCATTGCTGGCGGTCGCCGTGCAGTGGATTGCCGAAGGGCGGGCCGCCGAAGTCGGGCGTCTGGCACTGGGCCTGCTGGTGCTGGGGGTGGCCAAGGCGGTCTGCGAGGGCCGTGGCATGCGGCTGAGCTTTGATGCTGCCCGCACCCAGCTGCAGGCGCTGCGCGCCCAGGTGGTGCAGCAGCTGGCCAGCAGCTCGCCGCTGGACACGCAGCGCGCGCCGTCTGGGCAGGCCGCCAGTGCGGTGGCCGAACAGGCCGAAGCCATCGTGCCCTGGCTGTCGCGCTACCAGACGGCCATGTGGCGCACGACCGTGGTGCCGCTGGTGCTGCTGCTGGCCGTGGCCTGGCAGTCCTGGGTGGCGGCCCTGATCCTGCTGGTGGCCGCGCCGCTGATCCCCTTGTTCATGGCCATCGTGGGCTGGCGTGCACAGGCCGCCAGCGAGGCGCACATGGTGCAGCTGGGCCAGATGAATGCCTTTTTGCTGGATCGCCTGCGGGGCCTGACCACCTTGCGCGCCCTGGGTGCGGTGGATTCCACAGCGCAGCGCCTGCGGGCCCATGCCGAATCGCTGCGCCAGCGCACCATGCGCGTGCTGCGCATCGCCTTTCTGTCCTCTGCTGTGCTGGAGCTGTTTGCCGCGCTGGGCGTGGCCATGGTGGCCGTGTATGTGGGCTTTCACCTGCTGGGCTATCTGGAGTTCGGCACCTGGCAGGGCCGGCTGAGCCTGGGCGAAGCCCTGTTTGTGCTGCTGTTGGCCCCGGCCTTCTTTGACCCGCTGCGCGAACTCTCCGCCGTCTGGCACGACCGCGCCGCCGGCACCGCCGCGCTGCAGACCTTGCAGCACATGGCCTGTGGTGCCCAGCCTCTGCCGGGTGCGCTGGCGGAGGTCGCTTCCACTGCGCAAGCTGCCCCCGCCCGCGTGACCCTGCAGGCGCTGCAACTGCCCGGGTCGGCGGCCGCCACGCCGCTGGTGCCGGTGGATGTGGACATCCAGCCGGGTGAGCATGTGGCCCTGTGGGGTGCCAGCGGCAGCGGCAAATCGCTGCTGCTGGCCCAGATCGCCGGCCTGTTGCCCACAGACCAAGGGCAGGTGCTGGTCGATGGCGTGCCCATGGCCGATGCCTCGGCCCCGGCGCTGCGCCGTCGCATGGCCTGGATGGGCCAGCACCCACATGTGTTCGCCGGTTCGGTGGCGCGCAATATCAGCCTGGACCGCCCCGATGTGGCAGGGGCAGACATTGCCCCGGCCTTGCAGCAGGCCGGCCTGGGCACGGTGCTGCAGGCACGGCCCAGCAGCAGCCTGGGCGAAGGCGGGCAAGGCCTGTCAGGCGGCGAAGCCGTGCGCCTGGCTCTGGCACGCCTGGCCGTGGCCGCCCCCCATGCTGGCGTGCTGCTGGTGGACGAACCCACGGCACACCTCGACCCCGCCACGGCCGCGCAGGTCACGCAGGCGCTGCTGCAGCTGGCCCAGGGCCGCACCCTGGTGGTGGCCACCCACGATCCGCTGCTGGCTGCCCGCATGGACCGGGTGGTGCAGCTGCAAACGCAAACCCCAATCCCAACCCAAGCCCAAACCCCGGAACAAGGCCCAGCGCCAGCATCCGCTCAGGTGCAGGAGGGCGCGGCATGA
- a CDS encoding cytochrome ubiquinol oxidase subunit I gives MDLDIVDLSRLQFAITALYHFLFVPLTLGLSILIAIMETVFVMTGRTIWRDMTKFWGVLFGINFAMGVATGVVMEFQFGMNWSYYSHYVGDIFGAPLAIEGLMAFFLEATFVGLFFFGWDRLSKVKHLIVTCLMAIGTNFSALWILVANGWMQNPVGAAFNPQTMRMEVTDFFAVLTNPVAQAKFVHTVSAGYVMASLFVLGVSAWYVLKGRHLHLAKRSMTVAASFGLAASLSVVVLGDESGYLSSEHQKMKLASIEAMWETEPAPAAFTAIGFPDREARETHFAVHIPWVMGLIGTRSLNTEIPGINQLVSNAEGYIRSGIDAYDALQTIRSARSDAEVPAEARTRFEEKGVYLGYALLLKRYVDDPRQATAEQIQKAATDTIPPVGPLFWSFRVMVALGMFFIVLTGTFFWLSVRHRLDAYPWLLKVAVLSIPLPWIAAECGWVVAELGRQPWIIEGVLPTAMAVSHLGAGTLLLTIAGFVLIYTVLLVIELKLMVRAIQKGPEHESEPHLSFYEPMIQKLARAR, from the coding sequence ATGGACCTCGACATCGTCGACTTATCGCGGCTGCAGTTCGCGATAACGGCGCTCTACCACTTTCTGTTCGTGCCGCTGACCCTGGGCCTGTCGATTCTCATCGCCATCATGGAGACGGTGTTTGTGATGACCGGCCGCACAATCTGGCGCGACATGACCAAGTTCTGGGGCGTGCTGTTCGGCATCAACTTCGCCATGGGCGTAGCCACGGGCGTGGTGATGGAGTTCCAGTTCGGCATGAACTGGAGCTACTACAGCCACTACGTGGGCGACATCTTCGGTGCTCCGCTGGCCATTGAAGGGCTGATGGCCTTCTTCCTGGAAGCCACCTTCGTGGGCCTGTTCTTCTTCGGCTGGGACCGGCTGAGCAAAGTCAAGCACCTGATCGTGACCTGCCTGATGGCCATCGGCACCAACTTCTCGGCGCTGTGGATCCTGGTGGCCAACGGCTGGATGCAGAACCCCGTGGGCGCCGCCTTCAACCCGCAGACCATGCGCATGGAAGTGACCGACTTCTTTGCGGTGCTGACCAACCCGGTGGCACAGGCCAAGTTCGTGCACACGGTCTCGGCCGGCTATGTGATGGCCTCGCTATTCGTGCTGGGCGTGTCGGCCTGGTACGTGCTCAAGGGCCGCCACCTGCACCTGGCCAAGCGCTCGATGACGGTGGCCGCCTCGTTCGGTCTGGCCGCCTCGCTGTCGGTGGTGGTGCTGGGCGACGAGTCCGGCTACCTGTCGTCCGAACACCAGAAGATGAAGCTGGCCTCGATCGAAGCCATGTGGGAGACCGAGCCCGCACCGGCGGCCTTCACCGCCATCGGCTTCCCGGACCGCGAAGCGCGCGAAACCCATTTCGCCGTGCACATCCCCTGGGTGATGGGCCTGATCGGCACGCGCTCGCTCAACACCGAGATCCCCGGCATCAACCAGTTGGTGAGCAACGCCGAAGGCTATATCCGCAGCGGCATCGACGCCTATGACGCGCTGCAGACCATCCGCAGCGCCAGGTCGGACGCCGAAGTCCCTGCCGAGGCGCGCACGCGCTTTGAGGAAAAAGGTGTCTACCTGGGCTACGCGCTGCTACTCAAGCGCTATGTAGACGACCCGCGCCAAGCCACCGCCGAACAGATCCAGAAGGCGGCGACCGACACCATTCCCCCGGTGGGCCCGTTGTTCTGGAGCTTCCGCGTCATGGTGGCCCTGGGCATGTTCTTCATCGTGCTGACCGGCACTTTCTTCTGGCTGTCCGTGCGCCACAGGCTGGATGCCTACCCCTGGCTGCTCAAGGTGGCCGTGCTGTCCATCCCGCTGCCGTGGATTGCGGCCGAATGCGGCTGGGTCGTGGCCGAGCTGGGCCGCCAGCCCTGGATCATCGAAGGCGTGCTGCCCACGGCCATGGCCGTCTCCCACCTGGGCGCCGGCACGCTGCTGCTGACGATTGCAGGCTTTGTGCTGATCTACACCGTGCTGCTGGTGATCGAACTCAAACTCATGGTGCGCGCCATCCAGAAGGGGCCGGAGCATGAGAGCGAGCCGCACCTGAGCTTCTACGAACCCATGATCCAAAAGCTGGCCCGCGCCCGCTGA
- a CDS encoding NAD(P)H-dependent flavin oxidoreductase, whose product MSKIPAALQKLALPVIGSPLFIISNPKLVIEQCKAGIVGSMPALNARPAEQLEDWLAEITETLAAWDKAHPEQPSAPFAINQIVHKSNDRLEHDMQVCAKYKVPIIITSLGAREDVNQAVHGWGGVVLHDIINNKFARKAIEKGADGLIAVAAGAGGHAGVKSPFALIQEIRQWFDGPVALSGSIATGDAVLAAQAMGADFAYMGSAFIATEEARAADEYKQAIVAGNSDDVVYSNLFTGVHGNYLAPSIRAAGLDPDNLPVSDPSAMNFGSGRTKAWKDIWGCGQGIGAIEQVVPTAELVARLKREYAAARQRLQLAAA is encoded by the coding sequence ATGTCCAAGATTCCTGCGGCGCTGCAAAAACTGGCGCTGCCCGTCATCGGATCGCCGCTGTTCATCATCAGCAACCCCAAGCTGGTGATCGAGCAGTGCAAGGCCGGCATCGTCGGCTCCATGCCGGCCCTCAACGCGCGCCCTGCGGAACAGCTGGAAGACTGGCTGGCGGAAATCACCGAAACCCTGGCCGCCTGGGACAAGGCCCATCCCGAACAGCCTTCGGCCCCGTTCGCCATCAACCAGATCGTGCACAAGAGCAATGACCGCCTGGAACACGACATGCAGGTCTGCGCCAAGTACAAGGTGCCCATCATCATCACCAGCCTGGGCGCGCGTGAGGACGTGAACCAGGCCGTGCACGGCTGGGGTGGTGTGGTGCTGCACGACATCATCAACAACAAGTTCGCCCGCAAGGCCATCGAAAAGGGCGCTGACGGCCTGATCGCCGTGGCAGCCGGTGCCGGCGGCCACGCCGGGGTGAAAAGCCCGTTTGCCCTGATCCAGGAAATCCGCCAGTGGTTCGACGGCCCGGTGGCGCTGTCCGGCTCCATCGCCACGGGCGACGCCGTGCTGGCCGCCCAGGCCATGGGTGCAGACTTTGCCTACATGGGCTCGGCCTTCATCGCGACCGAGGAAGCCCGCGCCGCCGACGAGTACAAGCAGGCCATCGTGGCCGGCAATTCGGACGACGTGGTCTACAGCAACCTGTTCACCGGCGTGCACGGCAACTACCTGGCCCCGTCCATCCGCGCGGCCGGCCTGGACCCCGACAACCTGCCGGTGTCCGACCCCAGCGCCATGAACTTCGGCTCGGGCCGTACCAAGGCCTGGAAAGACATCTGGGGCTGCGGCCAGGGCATCGGCGCCATCGAGCAGGTGGTGCCCACGGCCGAACTGGTGGCCCGCCTCAAGCGCGAATACGCCGCCGCCCGCCAGCGCCTGCAACTGGCCGCTGCCTGA
- a CDS encoding acyl-CoA dehydrogenase, translating to MSYTAPVKDMLFAMEHLAGIAHVAQIPGFEDAGLETAQAVLEECAKLCEGVVAPLNVPGDVNPSAWKDGKVTTTPGFADAFKQYAEGGWQGLQHPTDFGGQGLPKTIGAACIEMLNSANLSFALCPLLTDGAIEALLTAGSDALKTTYLEKLISGQWTGTMNLTEPQAGSDLALVRTKAEPQPDGTYKVFGTKIFITYGEHDMAENIVHLVLARVAGAPEGVKGISLFVVPKFLVNADGSLGARNDAHCVSIEHKMGIKASPTAVLQFGDHGGAIGYLVGEENRGLEYMFIMMNAARYAVGMQGIAVAERSYQHAVAYAKDRVQSRPVDGSVKASATIIHHPDVRRMLMTMRAYTEGCRAMASAAAAAYDAAHHHPDAEVRQANATFYEFMVPLVKGYSTEMSLEVTSLGVQVHGGMGFIEETGAAQYYRDAKILTIYEGTTAIQANDLVGRKTARDGGTSAKAIADQIAKTEAALRASGTADALALAQRLQTAREAYVQVVDFVAGQTKASPNAVFAGSVPYLMLTGNLVAGWQMGRALLVAQDKAAQGEDVQFMQAKVATARFYGDHILTKVPGQAESVLHGADAVMALPHEAF from the coding sequence ATGAGTTACACAGCCCCCGTCAAAGACATGCTGTTTGCCATGGAACATCTGGCTGGCATCGCGCACGTGGCGCAGATCCCCGGCTTTGAAGATGCCGGTCTGGAGACCGCGCAGGCCGTGCTGGAAGAGTGCGCCAAGCTGTGCGAAGGCGTGGTGGCACCGCTGAACGTGCCGGGCGATGTGAACCCCTCTGCGTGGAAAGACGGCAAGGTCACCACCACCCCCGGTTTTGCCGATGCCTTCAAGCAGTACGCCGAAGGCGGCTGGCAGGGCCTGCAGCACCCCACGGACTTCGGCGGCCAGGGCCTGCCAAAGACCATTGGTGCGGCCTGCATCGAAATGCTCAACAGCGCCAACCTGAGCTTTGCGCTGTGCCCGCTGCTGACCGATGGCGCCATCGAAGCGCTGCTCACGGCCGGCAGCGATGCGCTCAAGACCACCTACCTGGAAAAGCTGATCTCCGGCCAGTGGACCGGTACCATGAACCTGACCGAGCCCCAGGCCGGCTCGGACCTGGCCCTGGTGCGCACCAAGGCCGAGCCCCAGCCCGATGGCACGTACAAGGTGTTCGGCACCAAGATCTTCATCACCTACGGTGAGCACGACATGGCCGAGAACATCGTCCACCTGGTGCTGGCCCGCGTGGCCGGTGCACCCGAAGGCGTGAAGGGCATCAGCCTGTTCGTGGTGCCCAAGTTCCTGGTCAATGCCGACGGTTCGCTGGGCGCGCGCAACGACGCGCACTGCGTGTCCATCGAGCACAAGATGGGCATCAAGGCTTCGCCCACGGCCGTGCTGCAGTTCGGCGACCACGGTGGCGCCATCGGCTACCTGGTGGGCGAGGAAAACCGCGGTCTGGAATACATGTTCATCATGATGAACGCGGCGCGCTACGCCGTCGGCATGCAGGGCATTGCCGTGGCCGAGCGCTCCTACCAGCACGCCGTGGCCTACGCCAAGGACCGCGTGCAAAGCCGTCCCGTGGATGGCTCGGTCAAGGCCAGCGCCACCATCATCCACCATCCCGATGTGCGTCGCATGCTGATGACCATGCGCGCCTACACCGAAGGCTGCCGCGCCATGGCCTCGGCAGCGGCGGCGGCCTACGATGCCGCCCACCACCACCCGGACGCCGAAGTGCGCCAGGCCAACGCCACCTTCTATGAATTCATGGTGCCGCTGGTCAAGGGCTACAGCACGGAGATGAGCCTGGAAGTGACCAGCCTGGGCGTGCAGGTGCATGGCGGCATGGGCTTCATCGAAGAAACCGGCGCCGCGCAGTACTACCGCGACGCCAAGATCCTGACCATCTACGAAGGCACGACCGCCATCCAGGCCAATGACCTGGTGGGCCGCAAGACCGCACGCGATGGCGGCACCTCGGCCAAGGCCATTGCCGACCAGATCGCCAAGACCGAAGCCGCGCTGCGCGCCAGCGGCACGGCCGACGCCCTGGCCCTGGCCCAGCGCCTGCAGACCGCACGCGAAGCCTATGTGCAGGTGGTGGATTTCGTGGCCGGCCAGACCAAGGCCAGCCCCAACGCCGTGTTCGCCGGCAGCGTCCCCTACCTGATGCTGACCGGCAACCTGGTGGCCGGCTGGCAGATGGGCCGTGCGCTGCTGGTGGCCCAGGACAAGGCCGCCCAGGGCGAGGATGTGCAGTTCATGCAGGCCAAGGTGGCCACGGCGCGCTTCTATGGCGACCACATCCTGACCAAGGTGCCCGGCCAGGCCGAGTCCGTGCTGCACGGCGCCGATGCCGTGATGGCGCTGCCGCACGAAGCTTTCTAA
- the cydX gene encoding cytochrome bd-I oxidase subunit CydX, whose translation MWYFAWILGLPLAAAFAVLNAMWYELMDDEATRRRILERTSKLPE comes from the coding sequence ATGTGGTATTTCGCGTGGATTCTGGGCCTGCCACTGGCCGCCGCTTTTGCTGTGCTCAATGCCATGTGGTACGAGCTGATGGATGACGAGGCCACCCGCCGCCGCATCCTGGAGCGCACCAGCAAGCTGCCCGAGTAA
- a CDS encoding DUF3014 domain-containing protein has protein sequence MEARSEPISRQHHRKEGLGTTGRWALVAVVLLGAGYAGWHYWGRAPAALETPPVAAPAPAAPAPTITEPAPAAPAAEPAADTSHPLEPAADAQGRPPLAGGDGDGLAQAVTEWLGRERTLRFVATDALARRIAATVDNLARSQAASRLWPLHPVGGRMAVTQTDDGRMEIAPANAARYEAVVRFVVGLDVEQAGVLYRRVYPVLQQAYEELGYPGQRFNDRLVAVIDHLLQTPEPPGPLALKLVQVQGQLAPQQPWLRYEFADADLQSLSAGQKILLRMGVEHTQRIKAQLRALRAQITRR, from the coding sequence ATGGAAGCGCGCAGCGAACCGATTTCCCGCCAACACCACCGCAAAGAGGGCCTGGGCACCACCGGCCGATGGGCGCTGGTGGCCGTGGTGTTGCTGGGAGCGGGCTATGCCGGTTGGCACTACTGGGGCAGGGCGCCGGCAGCCCTGGAGACACCGCCTGTCGCAGCGCCCGCCCCTGCGGCCCCGGCGCCCACCATCACGGAACCCGCACCGGCAGCGCCTGCGGCGGAGCCGGCCGCTGACACCTCCCATCCGCTGGAACCAGCGGCCGACGCCCAGGGCCGCCCGCCGCTGGCCGGTGGCGATGGCGACGGCCTGGCCCAGGCTGTCACGGAATGGCTGGGGCGTGAACGCACGCTGCGCTTTGTCGCCACCGACGCTCTGGCACGCCGCATTGCGGCCACGGTGGACAACCTGGCGCGCAGCCAGGCGGCCTCGCGCTTGTGGCCGTTGCACCCGGTGGGCGGGCGCATGGCCGTCACGCAGACCGACGACGGACGCATGGAGATCGCGCCAGCCAACGCCGCGCGCTACGAAGCCGTGGTGCGCTTTGTCGTGGGCCTGGATGTGGAGCAGGCCGGTGTCCTGTACCGCCGTGTCTACCCGGTGCTGCAGCAGGCCTATGAAGAGCTGGGCTATCCCGGCCAGCGCTTCAATGACCGGCTGGTGGCGGTGATCGACCACCTGCTGCAGACCCCCGAACCTCCCGGGCCGCTGGCGCTGAAACTGGTACAGGTGCAAGGCCAGCTGGCGCCCCAGCAGCCGTGGCTGCGCTACGAGTTTGCCGATGCGGATCTGCAGTCCCTGTCGGCAGGGCAGAAGATCCTGCTGCGCATGGGCGTGGAACACACCCAGCGCATCAAGGCCCAGCTGCGGGCACTGCGGGCGCAGATCACCCGGCGCTGA
- the cydB gene encoding cytochrome d ubiquinol oxidase subunit II: MILHELISYDVLRVIWWLLLGVLLVGFAVTDGFDLGSMGLLRATAKTDVERRTAINAVGPVWEGNQVWLILGGGAIFAAWPQLYAVSFSGFYLAMFAVLVPLILRPVAFKFRSKRESAAWRNGWDWVLCITGLVPALLFGLAVGNVILGVPFRLGDDMRIYYDGSFFGLLTPFALLCGLVSLSMLLMHGASWLVFKTEGEVARRAARYGVLFALLTTLLFAAAGVWLGSINGYVITSEISHIGPSNPMNKTAAAVAGAWMHNFQSYPALWVVPGIGLVMPLIVALGLRSRREWLSLLGSGLAIAGIILTVGAAMFPMILPSTVDPRFSLTVWDSSSSHVVLFIMLVCVLIFLPLILAYTSWVYAVLRGKVDIAAIATGKGHSY, encoded by the coding sequence ATGATCTTGCATGAACTGATTTCGTATGACGTGCTGCGCGTCATCTGGTGGCTGCTGCTGGGCGTGCTGCTGGTGGGCTTTGCCGTGACCGACGGGTTCGATCTGGGCAGCATGGGGCTGCTGCGCGCCACGGCCAAAACCGATGTGGAACGCCGCACCGCCATCAACGCGGTCGGCCCCGTGTGGGAAGGCAACCAAGTGTGGCTGATTCTGGGCGGCGGTGCTATCTTTGCCGCCTGGCCGCAGCTGTACGCGGTCTCCTTCTCCGGCTTTTACCTGGCCATGTTCGCCGTGCTGGTGCCGCTGATCCTGCGCCCCGTGGCCTTCAAGTTCCGCAGCAAGCGCGAGAGCGCTGCCTGGCGCAACGGCTGGGACTGGGTACTGTGCATCACCGGCCTGGTGCCAGCGCTGCTGTTCGGCCTGGCCGTGGGCAATGTGATCCTGGGCGTGCCTTTCCGCCTGGGTGACGATATGCGCATCTACTACGACGGCAGCTTCTTCGGCCTGCTGACACCGTTCGCGCTGCTGTGCGGCCTGGTGTCGCTGTCCATGCTGCTGATGCACGGTGCGTCCTGGCTGGTGTTCAAGACCGAGGGCGAAGTCGCCCGGCGCGCAGCCAGGTACGGCGTGCTGTTTGCGCTGCTGACCACCTTGCTGTTTGCCGCCGCCGGCGTGTGGCTGGGCAGCATCAACGGCTATGTCATCACCAGCGAGATCAGCCACATCGGCCCCTCCAATCCGATGAACAAGACCGCTGCCGCAGTCGCTGGCGCCTGGATGCACAACTTCCAGTCCTACCCCGCGCTGTGGGTCGTGCCCGGTATCGGTCTGGTCATGCCGCTGATCGTGGCCCTGGGCCTGCGCAGCCGCCGCGAATGGCTGAGCCTGCTGGGCAGCGGCCTGGCGATTGCCGGCATCATCCTGACCGTGGGCGCTGCCATGTTCCCCATGATCCTGCCGTCCACCGTCGATCCGCGCTTCAGCCTGACGGTGTGGGATTCCTCCTCCAGCCATGTGGTGCTGTTCATCATGCTGGTGTGCGTGCTGATCTTCCTGCCCTTGATCCTGGCCTACACCAGCTGGGTGTACGCGGTGCTGCGCGGCAAGGTTGATATCGCTGCGATTGCCACCGGCAAAGGCCACTCTTACTAA
- the cydC gene encoding thiol reductant ABC exporter subunit CydC, whose translation MKRTRPSLGAMLAALAAMAPRRLWLGGMALACLTVLMGMALLGLSGWFIAATGLAGLVPATALVFDVFMPSAGIRLLALGRTAARYGERLVTHDATLAVLAALRERLFRSWAPAGAASQLRLRPARWLQRLTGDVDALDSLYLRLAVPLVSACGAALLAAVVLGAMHWQLGLLLGLWLLLVGTAIAVVLARRARRPALRRAAALERLRSQAVDLVAGQTDLLMAGRLPAQCARLAATEACVAQADRQLNRLEAHATAAYGVVSTLTLVGVLLAVGWLAEQGVIGAPGAALALLVALAAMEPFAALRRGAVEAGRTWLSIQRLAPQVVQAPVADTAVHLPPPGVAAVLEQVSARHQGSPRWALEAVSLQIPAGTQVAVVGASGAGKSTLLSVIAGELPATQGHVAAQPGTWLTQRTELFQDSLRDNLLLACPGASDERLWQALEDAGLASDVRAMPQGLESRLGEGGLGLSGGQARRLALARLLLHPAPCWLLDEPSEGLDAATARDVLACLQRQMKGHTVIVATHLRREAESADRLLWVEGGRLLGDARRGTADFDKLLARLRDDAATPAAHAMAKGF comes from the coding sequence ATGAAGCGCACACGTCCATCGCTGGGCGCCATGCTGGCAGCGCTGGCTGCCATGGCACCGCGCCGCCTGTGGCTGGGCGGCATGGCACTGGCCTGCCTGACGGTGCTGATGGGCATGGCCCTGCTGGGCCTGTCCGGCTGGTTCATTGCCGCCACGGGGCTGGCCGGGCTGGTGCCGGCCACGGCCCTGGTGTTTGATGTATTCATGCCCAGCGCCGGCATCCGGCTGCTGGCCCTGGGGCGCACCGCCGCCCGCTATGGCGAGCGCCTGGTCACCCACGATGCCACGCTGGCCGTGCTTGCCGCGCTGCGCGAGCGCCTGTTCCGCAGCTGGGCACCCGCTGGTGCTGCCTCGCAGCTGCGCCTGCGTCCGGCACGCTGGCTGCAGCGCCTGACCGGCGATGTGGATGCGCTGGACAGCCTGTACCTGCGCCTGGCCGTGCCCCTGGTGTCCGCCTGTGGTGCGGCGCTGCTGGCGGCCGTGGTGCTGGGCGCCATGCACTGGCAGCTGGGCCTGCTGCTGGGGCTGTGGCTGCTGCTGGTCGGCACCGCCATTGCCGTGGTGCTGGCGCGGCGCGCCCGCCGGCCCGCATTGCGCCGCGCGGCGGCGCTGGAACGGCTGCGCTCCCAGGCTGTGGACCTGGTGGCCGGGCAGACCGATCTGCTGATGGCGGGGCGCCTGCCGGCACAGTGCGCGCGCCTGGCGGCGACCGAGGCCTGCGTGGCCCAGGCGGACCGCCAGCTCAACCGGCTGGAGGCGCATGCCACCGCCGCCTATGGAGTGGTCAGCACATTGACTTTGGTGGGCGTGCTGCTGGCCGTGGGCTGGCTGGCCGAGCAGGGCGTGATCGGCGCCCCGGGGGCCGCACTGGCCTTGCTGGTGGCCCTGGCCGCGATGGAGCCGTTTGCGGCGCTGCGCCGGGGTGCCGTCGAGGCAGGACGCACCTGGCTGTCCATCCAACGGCTGGCACCCCAGGTGGTGCAGGCACCGGTGGCCGATACTGCCGTCCATCTGCCGCCGCCCGGTGTGGCGGCCGTGCTGGAGCAGGTCAGCGCCAGGCACCAGGGCAGTCCCCGCTGGGCCTTGGAAGCGGTGAGCCTGCAGATCCCGGCCGGCACCCAGGTGGCGGTGGTGGGGGCCAGCGGCGCTGGCAAAAGCACGCTGCTGTCCGTGATCGCGGGCGAGCTGCCCGCCACGCAAGGCCATGTGGCCGCGCAGCCCGGCACCTGGCTGACCCAGCGCACCGAGTTGTTCCAGGACAGCCTGCGGGACAACCTGCTGCTGGCCTGCCCCGGTGCCAGCGACGAACGGCTGTGGCAGGCGCTGGAAGACGCGGGCCTGGCCAGCGATGTGCGCGCCATGCCCCAGGGGCTGGAGAGCCGGCTGGGCGAGGGCGGTCTGGGCCTGTCCGGCGGGCAGGCGCGCCGCCTGGCGCTGGCGCGGCTGCTGCTGCACCCGGCGCCGTGCTGGCTGCTGGACGAGCCCTCCGAAGGACTGGATGCCGCCACCGCGCGGGATGTGCTGGCCTGCCTGCAGCGGCAGATGAAAGGGCACACCGTGATTGTGGCTACCCACTTGCGCAGAGAGGCGGAAAGCGCCGATCGTCTGCTCTGGGTGGAAGGTGGTCGCTTGCTGGGCGACGCCCGGCGCGGCACAGCGGATTTTGACAAGCTGCTGGCACGGCTGCGCGATGACGCCGCCACCCCGGCAGCGCATGCAATGGCCAAGGGTTTTTAA
- a CDS encoding GbsR/MarR family transcriptional regulator, with product MSQLQPLPSLNRQFVSHFGEMGSRWGINRTVGQIYALLFLSPRALNAEEIAETLEFSRSNVSMGLKELQSWRLVNLRHQPGDRREYFEAPQDVWDIFRRLAEERRRREIEPTQSMLRSALLEEAQSDDERHAQKRMQEMYELIEKLMTWFDDVQRLQPETAMQLMGMGAAVTRVLEIKDKLTGRAKPKDPKGGKDPQD from the coding sequence ATGAGTCAGCTTCAACCCCTTCCTTCCCTGAACCGGCAGTTCGTCTCCCACTTTGGCGAGATGGGCAGCCGCTGGGGCATCAACCGCACGGTGGGTCAGATCTACGCGCTGCTGTTTCTGTCGCCGCGCGCGCTGAATGCGGAAGAGATTGCGGAGACGCTGGAGTTTTCGCGCTCCAACGTCAGCATGGGCTTGAAGGAACTGCAGTCGTGGCGCCTGGTGAACCTGCGCCACCAGCCCGGTGACCGCCGCGAATATTTTGAGGCGCCGCAGGATGTGTGGGACATCTTCCGCCGCCTGGCCGAGGAGCGCCGCCGCCGCGAGATCGAGCCCACGCAGTCCATGCTGCGTTCGGCCCTGCTGGAAGAGGCCCAGTCCGACGACGAACGCCATGCGCAAAAGCGCATGCAGGAGATGTACGAGCTGATCGAAAAGCTGATGACCTGGTTTGACGATGTGCAGCGCCTGCAACCCGAAACCGCCATGCAGCTGATGGGCATGGGCGCCGCCGTGACGCGGGTGCTGGAGATCAAGGACAAGCTCACCGGCCGTGCCAAGCCCAAGGACCCCAAGGGCGGCAAGGACCCGCAGGATTGA